The DNA sequence GACAAATAGCTGTTGAGGCAGGTAGGACATGTCAGTCTCCGAGCCATAAGTTCTCCGGAATGTGCTTCTTCTCCGGCAATTGCGCAAAAATTTGCAAACAAGAAGGCTTCCTCGGAGGCGATTGCGGCGGCTTCCGCCGTAGATGCTTTTGCAACAAAGAGTGTTAGTATCGCAACATGACATGTGTTAGTTTTTAGTTCGTGGACTGGCTTGTAGGTAATGAGAATAAATAAACCCATATGCAATGAGGTTTTTTGGTCCTTTTTCAAGATATTTTGTATGTCAATTTCGTGGGACTTCTTTGTAATTTTATAAAAAGTCAATATTGTCTCTATTTTCTACTACAGTTTTCTTCCCAATATCCtatattgttttttctttttctttttcaaaaggaaaaattatCACTTTAGTCATTCAACTATAACTCAATTGACATTTTGGTCAATTTATTTTTAAACATaccactttagtcactcaactttaaatttattttttactttagtAACTGTCGTTAAATACTCCATTACACACTATTAAAATTAGGGACATT is a window from the Rosa chinensis cultivar Old Blush chromosome 2, RchiOBHm-V2, whole genome shotgun sequence genome containing:
- the LOC112185949 gene encoding defensin Ec-AMP-D1-like, whose product is MDRSMRLFSAALILAILVVATEIGQIAVEAGRTCQSPSHKFSGMCFFSGNCAKICKQEGFLGGDCGGFRRRCFCNKEC